The DNA segment AAGCCCAAGAGAGTAATCTCTCTCAAATGGGTTACGTTCATctgcatcttcttcttcgtcttggGAGCAATCTTCACCTCAAAGTTTCATAAAGCTTCCACCTTATTTCTCTCTCAGAAACCCCTCTTCATTTTTCCTTGTAATAGAGATTTACTTCGTGAGTTTCAGGTCATGGGAGCCGTCGTCTGATTCCAGAAGCCAACTAATCTCACAGCGCGGTCGTGATCATGAACTCCAGATTGTATCAGACGATTGTGCTCATAAGAAAGTATGCTTCTTGATTCAACTTCAGTTAAGAGTGAGTGTTTCTTGATTGCCTAGTGGTGGTGGTGAACtgaagatttttgttttttttaccaTAATGATCGAAAATAACTAACTACTTATAGAGGTGATAATATTGGGCTTCGTATAGGCCCATTAGATATAGTCCGAACTCTAAAAGGCCCTTCTTCTTCCTTAGAACTAACGCCATTTCTTCTGGAATCAAATAGCGTTTGCGTCTGGATTGCAAAGTCAACGGAATCATGGAAGaggtgaggaagaagaaggacgTATACTCGGTGTGGGCATTGCCGGACGATGAAACGGAGCCGCGGTTCAGAAAGCTAATGGAAGCTCTGAGATCCGAGTTCTCTGGCCCAAGATTCGATCCACACGTCACCGTCGTCGGAGCCACGAGTCTGACGGCAGAAGAGGCGAAGAAGATGTTCGAATCAGCTTGTGACGGTCTGAAAGCTTACACCGCTACGGTAGATCGCGTCTCCACCGGAACTTTCTTCTACCAATGCGTTTTCTTGCTTCTCAAATCCACCCCTGAGGTAAATAAAAATCCGAGCTTTTCCCTTTCAAGGATTCGATCTTTTCTGATGAATCATTACAAAGGGATGACCTTGGgtttggtttttgataaaaagatatgTGTTTTTATGTAATAAGATATGTGCTGTTCTGTTTATTTACAGGTAATGAAAGCTGGTGAACACTGTAAGAACCATTTCAAGTGTTCCACTACCACACGTAAGCTCTTTTGTCTTTTAAAACTTGTTTTTGGAACTCAAAGCTGTAGATCATTAGTTGTCTTAAGGTATTATTAGCTGTCTTATTTGTTTTCGTCTTATGTCAAAACTTCATTTTCGCTAACGCAGCTTACATGCCGCATCTGAGTCTGCTTTACGCCGAGTTAGATGAAGGGAAGAAGAAAGCGCGGGAGAAAGCTTACACACTCGATAACAGCCTCGATGGACTGAGTTTCCGGTTAAACCGACTTGCTCTCTGCAAAACCGATACAGAAGATAAGACTCTCGAGTCATGGGAAAAAGTGGCTGTGTGTAATCTCAATCcttgagaaaaagaaaaaaaatactaaaagttCGGTTCTGAGTCTGTAGTAAAAGTTCTCAATATACTTTGCGTAAGAACTCATGTGTACCCATCTCTTCTTTACTCATCGAATAAAATTACGATACTAATTCGCGGCATACTGCACCAGTTTCTCTAAAAGCGTCGCATGAAGTTTGCATATTTAGCCAAAAGAAACGACTCTCAAGCTCTACTAGAGCTGCTCTAGT comes from the Brassica rapa cultivar Chiifu-401-42 chromosome A01, CAAS_Brap_v3.01, whole genome shotgun sequence genome and includes:
- the LOC103856946 gene encoding cyclic phosphodiesterase, with the translated sequence MEEVRKKKDVYSVWALPDDETEPRFRKLMEALRSEFSGPRFDPHVTVVGATSLTAEEAKKMFESACDGLKAYTATVDRVSTGTFFYQCVFLLLKSTPEVMKAGEHCKNHFKCSTTTPYMPHLSLLYAELDEGKKKAREKAYTLDNSLDGLSFRLNRLALCKTDTEDKTLESWEKVAVCNLNP